From the genome of Verrucomicrobiia bacterium, one region includes:
- the polX gene encoding DNA polymerase/3'-5' exonuclease PolX, whose protein sequence is MDKERVAEILIEIGTLLELQGENPFKTRAYQNGARMIESLNEPLATVVAEQRLGELKGIGAALQQKITELVTTGRLRYYEELKASVPAGLVEMLDVPGLGPKKIIALNQQLGVDSLEKLEAACQAGRVAKLPGFGAKTQENLLKGIAYRRLYAQRTRLDEALQAAEPILENLRQHPQVLRCDLAGSLRRWRETIGDIDFLVASRQPVSVIEHFVALPDIRNVVVQGDTKASVLLANGMQADLRVVSDAEYPFALAYFTGNKEHNIVMRQRAIARGLRLNEYGLFKSKQETRDPKLRLPCKTEADIFTALDLAYVPPEMREDHGEFMAAEQGKLPRLLEWTDLKGALHNHTTWSDGHNTLEETAAHMDELGLQYWAVTDHSRAAFQANGLDPKRLREQIKAIAAVNQKLADAGQEFRLLTGSEVDVLKDKLDFDDRLLAELDVVVASLHVPAKDEAENTRRLIRAAENKYVHILGHLTGRLLLEREPYPVNQEAVIDACAETGTWIELNCNPWRLDLDWRKWFYARSKGVKCVINPDAHRNGDAGYLRLGAGVARKGWLTKADVINTLPLAKLRKELTKKRGK, encoded by the coding sequence GCGGAACAACGCCTCGGCGAACTCAAAGGCATCGGCGCGGCGTTGCAACAGAAAATCACCGAGTTGGTGACGACCGGACGGTTGCGGTATTACGAGGAATTGAAAGCCTCCGTGCCCGCGGGTCTGGTGGAAATGTTGGACGTGCCCGGTTTGGGGCCGAAAAAAATCATCGCACTCAACCAACAGCTCGGGGTGGACTCGCTCGAAAAGCTCGAAGCGGCGTGCCAGGCGGGGCGAGTGGCAAAGCTGCCGGGATTCGGCGCGAAGACGCAGGAGAATTTGCTCAAAGGCATTGCGTACCGTCGTCTCTACGCGCAGCGCACGCGCCTGGATGAAGCTTTGCAGGCCGCGGAGCCGATTCTGGAAAATTTGCGACAACATCCGCAGGTGCTGCGGTGCGACCTGGCGGGCAGTTTACGGCGCTGGCGCGAAACCATTGGCGACATTGATTTCCTGGTTGCCTCGCGCCAACCAGTATCGGTCATCGAACATTTTGTGGCGTTGCCGGACATTCGCAACGTGGTGGTTCAGGGCGACACCAAAGCCAGTGTGCTTCTGGCCAACGGCATGCAGGCCGACCTGCGCGTGGTCTCCGACGCGGAATATCCGTTTGCGCTGGCTTACTTCACCGGCAACAAGGAACACAACATCGTGATGCGGCAGCGCGCCATCGCGCGCGGTTTGCGACTCAACGAGTACGGCCTGTTCAAGTCCAAGCAGGAAACCCGCGATCCCAAACTGCGGTTGCCCTGTAAAACCGAGGCGGACATTTTTACCGCGCTGGACCTCGCTTATGTGCCGCCCGAGATGCGCGAAGATCACGGCGAATTTATGGCGGCGGAGCAGGGCAAACTGCCCCGGCTGCTCGAATGGACCGATCTCAAGGGCGCTCTGCATAATCACACGACCTGGAGCGACGGCCATAATACCTTGGAGGAAACCGCCGCGCACATGGACGAGTTGGGTTTGCAATACTGGGCGGTTACCGACCATTCGCGCGCCGCGTTTCAAGCCAATGGACTGGATCCGAAACGGTTGCGGGAACAGATCAAGGCGATTGCAGCGGTGAATCAAAAACTGGCGGATGCGGGACAGGAATTTCGTTTGCTCACGGGCAGCGAGGTGGACGTGCTGAAGGATAAATTGGATTTCGATGATCGGTTGCTCGCCGAACTGGATGTTGTCGTTGCCAGTCTGCACGTGCCCGCCAAGGATGAAGCCGAAAACACCAGACGCCTGATTCGCGCGGCGGAAAATAAATACGTCCATATCCTGGGCCACCTGACTGGACGGCTGCTGCTCGAACGGGAACCTTACCCGGTCAATCAAGAAGCGGTCATTGACGCCTGCGCCGAAACGGGCACGTGGATTGAGTTAAATTGCAATCCGTGGCGGCTGGATTTGGACTGGCGCAAATGGTTTTACGCGCGGAGCAAAGGTGTAAAATGCGTCATCAATCCCGACGCCCACCGCAATGGCGATGCGGGATATTTGCGACTCGGCGCCGGGGTGGCGCGCAAAGGCTGGCTCACCAAGGCGGATGTCATCAACACGCTACCGTTGGCGAAATTGCGGAAGGAACTGACGAAGAAGCGGGGCAAATAG